A window of the Plasmodium vinckei vinckei genome assembly, chromosome: PVVCY_08 genome harbors these coding sequences:
- a CDS encoding alpha/beta hydrolase, putative — protein sequence MGNTVLNYFVFRPHPPSYAKNNANLHFIKTKHGSVICGFYLNNNADITILFSHGNAEDIGDNVDYYNNYSKSIKVNMFIYDYSGYGHSTGYPSEEHVYNDVEAVYDHMTNSLSIPPGSIIAYGRSLGSTASVHIATKKKIKGLILQCPIASIHRVKFRLKYTLPYDFFCNIDKISTIECPILFIHGTNDTLIPYHGTVDMIMRTKVNTYYALIEGAGHNNLESCYFKQLNTSIVAFIYILKANIRESVRASYDITKLNLHELRKKYILSKDPAQMKLKGIMNKIQKSNHEIKSENKRDPSLCRINLNPSQASDSEHNDNIFKKYQESSIETKSYPSVTSISTIFDTDGSTTGGIPDKTFSENNNNMSLENISGYLYNNIPIKNLYKNRRWEENIIKNSNRNNKLEIDKNEIKEGYRNYLYGKCDTDVKNFNNNNSYKCTKLGSLNQNTKDRNFIGGSNTSKSGSNTSKSGSNTSKSGSDTSKIGSNTSKIGSNTSKIGSNTSKIGSNTSKIGSNTSKIGSNTSKIESNTSKIGSQIKSDNGKNKIIYDTSGKLDGNSNTIASKKGEKNGSSSYIYNPKKNINTKSNLKSDNKQGLEKLLSNGASGSMSSTKREELSSREGIANFCNIKSESNISSNVSATSDKKIVAKKGNKSRNNSHERGGSNSSGNISGNDAVKSDASKCYLNDKVGNNKIEINKLKGKIQVNNNNISKYYETSNSETNFFDIPQENNALESSN from the coding sequence ATGGGTAATACAGtactaaattattttgtctTTCGCCCACATCCACCGAGTTATGCAAAAAACAATGCaaatttacattttattaaaacaaaacatGGAAGTGTTATATGCggtttttatttaaacaataATGCAGATATAACAATATTGTTTAGTCATGGAAATGCAGAAGATATAGGTGACAATGTAGACTATTATAATAACTATTCTAAGTCtataaaagtaaatatgtttatctATGACTATAGTGGGTATGGTCATAGTACAGGGTATCCTAGTGAAGAGCATGTATATAATGATGTAGAAGCGGTATATGATCATATGACTAACTCATTATCTATCCCACCAGGAAGCATAATAGCATATGGTAGAAGTTTAGGCTCTACAGCCTCTGTACATATTgctacaaaaaaaaaaataaagggTTTAATACTTCAATGTCCAATAGCATCAATACACCGAGTGAAATTTCGATTAAAATACACATTACcctatgattttttttgtaatatagataaaataTCTACTATTGAATGccctattttatttatacatggTACGAATGATACATTGATACCATATCATGGAACAGTGGACATGATTATGAGAACAAAAgtaaatacatattatgCGCTTATTGAAGGAGCTGGccataataatttagaaaGCTGTTATTTTAAGCAATTAAATACATCGATAGttgcatttatttatattttgaaagcTAATATACGCGAGAGCGTAAGAGCTTCATATGACATCACAAAATTAAATCTTCACGAAttaaggaaaaaatatatattaagtaAAGATCCTGCtcaaatgaaattaaaaggtattatgaataaaattcaaaaatcCAATCATGAAATAAAATCTGAAAACAAACGTGATCCATCATTATGTCGAATAAATCTAAACCCATCTCAAGCGTCAGATAGCGAacataatgataatatatttaaaaaataccaAGAAAGTAGCATCGAGACCAAATCTTATCCATCTGTGACAAGTATCAGTACTATATTTGACACAGATGGATCGACAACTGGAGGAATTCCGGATAAAACATTTAGtgaaaataacaataatatgagtcttgaaaatatttcaggatatttgtataataatatacccatcaaaaatttgtataaaaatagaagatgggaagaaaatattattaagaattctaatagaaataataaactggaaattgataaaaatgaaatcaAGGAAGGATATCGTAATTACTTATATGGAAAATGTGATACtgatgtaaaaaatttcaaTAATAACAATTCGTATAAATGTACTAAATTGGGAAGTCTAAACCAAAATACAAAAGACAGAAACTTTATAGGTGGAAGTAACACTAGTAAAAGTGGAAGTAACACTAGTAAAAGTGGAAGTAACACTAGTAAAAGTGGAAGTGACACTAGCAAAATTGGAAGTAACACTAGCAAAATTGGAAGTAACACTAGCAAAATTGGAAGTAACACTAGCAAAATTGGAAGTAACACTAGCAAAATTGGAAGTAACACTAGTAAAATTGGAAGTAACACTAGTAAAATTGAAAGTAACACTAGTAAAATTGGAAGTCAAATCAAAAGCGATAAtggtaaaaataaaataatttatgatACTTCTGGCAAATTAGACGGAAATAGCAATACTATTGCATCGAAAAAAGGGGAGAAAAATGGAAGTTCCagttacatatataatccaaagaaaaacataaatacaaagagtaatttaaaaagtgaTAATAAACAAGGTTTAGAAAAATTGCTCTCAAATGGAGCAAGTGGTAGTATGAGTTCTACAAAAAGAGAAGAATTATCAAGCAGAGAAGGAATAGcaaatttttgtaatataaaaagtgaaTCAAATATAAGTAGTAATGTGTCTGCAACTAGCGATAAGAAAATCGTCGCTAagaaaggaaataaaagtaGAAATAATAGTCACGAAAGGGGTGGTAGCAATTCCAGCGGTAATATTAGTGGAAATGATGCAGTGAAGAGTGATGCTTCTAAATGTTATTTGAATGATAAGGTgggtaataataaaattgaaataaataaattgaaGGGAAAAATTcaagtaaataataataacattaGTAAGTATTATGAAACTTCAAATAGTGAAACAAACTTTTTTGATATTCCTCAAGAAAATAATGCTTTGGAATCctcaaattaa
- a CDS encoding SET domain protein, putative — MKKNKTNTTFENSKHIDNDIFENINPSFKDLVSIIWIEKEKLDSIVYIPLYADLFKYFDDLNKNPINQGNDTSIISKVYLLFDDNSCNIALDISPICGYRSNHIPLLIYDRYYFWSLHFLFEKSKVKRQRLNINTQLEIQDCINKYNVYDELDMYTSIYNSAYNKYENTKNRQLNGYELNKRKNENTNKHDSKNGNMLNNDQIKYSYLNGLKNNSNSINEVKWYRLKIKIEEAGKKNKNQCFSYSTNNIKNKNADKCNQKKSSNINNFSCLTNEKEYANLNKLLKMQNKKTILNQNKVKTEDTKNKSKIINNNSCNTQKNEKNGNEEKPIVISDTDNNIPTNNNAKRKKRKTWYYCHSSSNDMTDDDGKEDSIVDSHEIYIENYTEGNTGVKDGEYNEYFETDNHCRENNFNHSHGGQSQNSIYDENNTIDKLECKDAEKEIDNKNSNNNSSTKLEGMKNHCINMEDTPIGNDTEIKKENEQNLNENTKFILESSKLYKLENYEYVNCFKNMFYNNLEDQENQINHHIFKKNKFGKDCIDLYINKILKNILDKKKPHLNSLSKSFERIETFYKKNYKIFIIDDEDFYTCDKKEHFKNQNYLYELSEQKIKNDVQNFEDDDIFNYFKKYIPSEYDVQKLTSKPQDSCHTFQNECITTENVDIEGQSYSNSKEGIATKEKCGTEGNALSKEGTTETTHIPQNILSTEFNKDCNDQNLKLEDISENTEIVTDGDIIFVFISKKDKCLEKKLKQGDYIYVKFNDACYSYDKVKILPKKIIIQILIYLIKNTENIKLTTISTYSPDLLWNISLHFREYITDLDMCFEKLYKFFSEKREQENENDGKQEVKQRFADFSDSFVPYYGKSQNKKQDIEIMKLKDSVNFIDKFLQNVNSKKIEKLKKARIEYYGKYEYDRTINKLNKQQLINLFIDKETEINMIPLSYLKEKSRNIIYEENLKMNMFACIKVIFDSTKGRCIYADAQINKFDFVFEYVGELLTHNEAIEREQTYIKNKKKGCYMFYFKHENKRYCIDGTEESIDAAINYANKKYFLRSFARLVNHSKKNSNLIPKVLTVDLVPRLFFIASRDIQKGEELLIDYGERDREIIKDNEWLKL; from the exons atgaaaaaaaacaaaacaaatacAACCTTTGAAAATAGTAAGCACATcgataatgatatatttgaaaatattaacccTTCTTTCAAAGATTTAGTATCCATAATATGgattgaaaaagaaaaattagatTCGATCGTGTATATACCATTATATGCAGATctattcaaatattttgatgatttaaataaaaatcctATAAATCAGGGGAATGACACCTCTATAATATCCAAGGTGTATCTATTGTTTGACGATAACAGTTGTAACATAGCACTTGATATATCG CCGATATGTGGATACCGGAGCAATCATATTCCTCTTCTAATTTATGATCGTTATTACTTCTGGagtcttcattttttattcgaAAAGTCTAAGGTAAAAAGACAGAGactaaatataaatacacaATTGGAAATCCAAGAttgtattaataaatataatgtatatgACGAATTAGATATGTACACATCCATTTACAATAGCGCTTATaacaaatatgaaaatacaaaaaacaGGCAGTTGAACGGCtatgaattaaataaaagaaaaaatgaaaatactAATAAGCATGATAGTAAAAATGGTAATATGCTTAATAAcgatcaaataaaatattcatatttaaatggattaaaaaataattcaaattcTATTAATGAAGTAAAATGGTATCgcttaaaaataaaaatagaagaggcgggaaaaaaaaataaaaatcaatgtttttcttatagtactaataatattaaaaataaaaatgctgATAAATGTAACCAAAAAAAGTCCAGTAACATTAATAACTTTTCTTGTCTTACTAATGAAAAGGAATATGCCAATTTGAACAAGCTCCTCAAAatgcaaaataaaaaaacaattcttaatcaaaataaagtaaaaactgaagatacaaaaaataaaagtaaaatcattaataataatagttgTAATactcaaaaaaatgaaaaaaatgggaaTGAAGAAAAACCAATTGTCATTAGTGACacagataataatattcctactaataataatgcaaaAAGGAAGAAAAGGAAAACATGGTATTATTGCCATAGTAGTAGTAACGATATGACTGATGATGATGGAAAAGAAGATTCCATAGTTGATAGCCACGAAATTTACATTGAAAATTACACTGAAGGGAATACAGGTGTAAAAGATGGagaatataatgaatactTTGAAACTGATAATCATTGCcgagaaaataatttcaatCATTCTCATGGTGGCCAATCCcaaaatagtatatatgatgaaaataacaCAATAGACAAGTTAGAATGTAAGGATgcagaaaaagaaatagataataaaaattctaataataatagttcAACAAAATTGGAAGGAATGAAAAATCATTGTATCAATATGGAAGATACTCCCATCGGAAATGATAccgaaataaaaaaagaaaatgaacaaaatttaaacgaaaatacaaaatttattttagaaTCAtccaaattatataaattagaaaattatgaatatgtaaattgttttaaaaatatgttttataataatttagaaGACCAAGAAAATCAAATTAACCaccatatatttaaaaaaaataaattcgGTAAAGATTGTAtagatttatatataaataaaatactaaaaaatattttggaCAAAAAGAAGCCACATTTAAATTCTTTATCTAAAAGCTTCGAGCGAATTGaaactttttataaaaaaaattataaaatatttataatcgATGATGAAGATTTTTACACAtgtgataaaaaagaacattttaaaaaccaaaattatttatacgAATTATcagaacaaaaaattaaaaatgatgttcaaaattttgaagatgatgacatttttaattactttaaaaaatatataccatCAGAATACGATGTCCAAAAATTAACTTCTAAACCTCAAGACAGCTGTCATACATTTCAGAATGAATGCATTACCACAGAAAATGTTGATATAGAAGGGCAATCCTATTCGAATTCCAAAGAGGGAATTGCTACTAAAGAGAAATGTGGAACGGAAGGAAATGCTTTATCAAAAGAAGGCACAACAGAGACAACGCACATACCCCAAAATATCCTCTCTACGGAATTCAACAAAGATTGCAACGATCAGAACCTGAAACTAGAAGACATATCTGAAAACACAGAAATAGTTACAGATGGagatattatatttgtttttattagcaaaaaagataaatgcTTAGAAAAAAAGCTAAAGCAAGgagattatatatatgttaaatTTAATGACGCATGCTATAGTTATGATAAGGTAAAGATATTAccgaaaaaaattatcatacaaattttaatttatttgataaaaaatactgaaaatataaaattaacaacTATTTCTACCTATTCTCCTGATCTCTTGTGGAACATATCTTTGCATTTTAGAGAATATATCACTGACCTAGATATgtgttttgaaaaattatataaatttttttctgaaaaaagagaacaagaaaatgaaaatgatggcAAGCAAGAAGTAAAACAAAGATTTGCAGACTTTTCTGATTCCTTTGTTCCTTATTACGGAAAgtcacaaaataaaaaacaagatatcgaaattatgaaattaaaagatagtgtaaattttattgataaatttcttcaaaatgtaaatagcaagaaaatcgaaaaattaaaaaaagccAGGATAGAATATTAtggaaaatatgaatatgatagaactataaacaaattaaataaacagCAGCTTATTAATCTATTCATTGATAAAGAAACTGAAATTAACATGATTCCATTATCTTacttaaaagaaaaaagtagaaatattatatatgaagaaaatcttaaaatgaatatgttTGCATGTATAAAAGTTATTTTTGACTCTACAAAAGGTAGATGCATATATGCAGATGcgcaaattaataaatttgattTTGTTTTTGAATATGTTGGTGAATTGTTAACACATAATGAAGCAATAGAACGAGAgcaaacatatattaaaaataaaaaaaaaggttgttacatgttttattttaaacatgaaaataaaagatattgCATAGATGGAACTGAAGAAAGTATAGACGCGGCTATTAATTAtgctaataaaaaatatttcttgaGATCTTTTGCTAGATTAGTAAATCactcaaaaaaaaattcaaatttaaTTCCTAAAGTATTAACCGTTGATTTAGTCCCCAGACTTTTTTTCATCGCCTCTAGAGACATACAAAAAGGAGAGGAATTGCTAATCGATTATGGTGAAAGAGATCGagaaataattaaagaTAATGAATGGCTCAAACTATGA
- a CDS encoding pre-mRNA-splicing factor CLF1, putative — translation MYTNSKNVQVKNKNAADVQITAEQLIKEALDFEEVEKKVNYNLIDEDELNEYKISKRKEFEDSIRKRRYLINTYVKYALWEIKQKDIKRCRSIFERALNIDYTNKNLWLKYIEVELTNKNINSARNLLERVVLLLPLENIFWKKYAHLEEILNNFVNARNIYERWVKWKIDETAFLCYINFEERCKEINKCREIFERLIVSIPKLECFYRFIKFEKKYKNISRARACYEKCIELLPSQFLDQHFYIHFSKFEEENNEYERCRKIYIEALKRLPRENSDILYKNFLQFQKKYSEKEELDQTLLYNERINFEEALKKTPNDYDIWFNYIKLEEQNINLVNKEKSIIRIRELYERAISIIPQICTKKYWKRYIYLWINYSVFEELYADNIDRARKVYTNIFKILSKQNFTFKKIYILYANFEIRQMDIDKVRAIFNHAIENVKNEKIFQEYCDMELRLGNVKECRSIYSKYVEAFPFNSKAWIAMINFELSLDEIERARQIAEIAIHIDDMKLPELIWKTYIDLEINLQEYENASKLYERLLNITQHYKVYKSYAEFQYVYLDNISKCREILENGIEFCKKNELANERSILLNFLYEIENDHGDSEIIEKTLKRLPKKVKKKKIIKTNDDEVVEEFITYVFPDDKAQSQNMKILQKAMEWKKKMENHEKEQKNEKEISQEI, via the exons ATGTATACAAACAGTAAAAACGTTCAG GTTAAGAATAAAAACGCCGCAGATGTGCAAATTACAGCAGAGCAACTCATTAAAGAAGCATTAGACTTTGAAGAGGTTGagaaaaaagtaaattaCAATTTAATAGATGAAGATGAgttaaatgaatataaaatttctaAGCGAAAAGAATTTGAAGACTCGAtaagaaaaagaagatatttaataaatacatatgtaaaatatgcGTTATGGgaaattaaacaaaaagatataaaaagatGTAGATCTATTTTTGAAAGAGCATTGAATATTGATtacacaaataaaaatttatggtTGAAATACATAGAAGTAGAATTAACAAATAAGAATATTAACAGTGCTAGGAATTTATTAGAAAGAGTGGTTTTATTATTGCctttagaaaatatattttggaaaaaatatgcacattTAGAAGagatattaaataattttgttaatgctagaaatatatatgaacgTTGGGTTAAGTGGAAAATTGATGAAACTGCTTTTTTATgctatataaattttgaagAACGGtgtaaagaaataaataaatgccGAGAAATTTTTGAGCGACTTATTGTTAGTATACCTAAATTAGAGTGCTTTTAtagatttataaaatttgaaaagaaatataaaaatattagtaGAGCTAGAGCATGCtatgaaaaatgtataGAATTGTTGCCATCACAATTTTTAGATCAACacttttatatacatttttctaaatttgaggaagaaaataatgaatatgaaaGATGccgaaaaatatatatagaagcATTAAAAAGATTACCACGTGAAAATAgtgatattttatataaaaattttttacagtttcaaaaaaaatattctgaaaaagaagaattaGATCAAACATtgttatataatgaaaggATAAATTTTGAAGAAGCACTAAAAAAAACTCCTAATGATTATGATATTTggtttaattatataaaattagaagaacaaaatattaacttagttaataaagaaaaatcaATAATACGAATAAGAGAATTATACGAAAGAGCTATAAGTATAATACCACAAATATgtactaaaaaatattggaaacgttatatatatttatggatTAATTATTCTGTTTTTGAAGAATTATATGCAGATAATATAGATCGAGCTCGAAAGGTTTACaccaatatatttaaaatactTAGCAAGCaaaattttacatttaAAAAGATTTATATACTTTATGCAAATTTTGAAATCAGACAAATGGACATTGATAAAGTTCGAGCTATATTTAATCATGCTattgaaaatgtaaaaaatgaaaaaatattccaaGAGTACTGTGATATGGAATTACGCCTTGGCAATGTAAAAGAATGTAGAAGTATATACTCCAAATATGTGGAAGCCTTTCCATTTAACTCGAAG GCCTGGATCGCCATGATCAATTTCGAATTATCCTTGGATGAGATTGAACGAGCTAGACAAATCGCTGAAATAGCCATACATATAGATGATATGAAACTTCCGGAATTG ATATGGAAAACCTACATCGACCTTGAAATCAACTTGCAAGAATACGAAAATGCAAGCAAACTTTACGAAAGATTGCTCAATATTACTCAGCATTACAAG GTATACAAAAGTTATGCAGAGTTTCAGTATGTATATTTGGACAATATAAGCAAATGCAGAGAAATACTGGAAAATGGGATTGAattttgcaaaaaaaatgagctAGCAAATGAAAGATCGATAttgttaaattttttgtatgaaattgaaaatgatCATGGGGATAGTGAAATTATAGAGAAAACCTTAAAAAGGTTACcaaaaaaagtaaagaagaaaaaaataattaaaaccAATGACGACGAAGTGGTAGAGGAGTTTATCACTTACGTCTTCCCCGACGACAAAGCACAGTCACAg AACATGAAGATATTACAAAAGGCCATGGAATGGAAGAAGAAGATGGAAAACCACGAAAAGGagcaaaaaaatgaaaaagaaatatcccaagaaatataa
- a CDS encoding ubiquitin specific protease, putative — MNIPYHNIIDLFNIKNYEYYEKYYNYEEAKRNHTAFVNNGNICYCNASLQLILSIKPLCIYIIKNFDKFYLKTQSKYKGDIIKTVYELIHETYNIGETKQNNVLCTNKHINLLKKINKYNLHLDIFSQNDAHEFMLLLLNYINIECNRYTDNEKNVEIILDENDGKELAGDKYWVKYLYKENSIITDLLGFQNISTITCFNCDHTRYSFEFCLDLGLEFPDENIKSTTLIELIKNNINKSDDICSLDCNNCKLKKTSRIKKGIYRMPNLYMIIYIKRFKWVYYQSNNCYNNKVKKIDTIVLLPQDGIVDFTNFIQLSNHKSLYNAKYIIESIICHSGNSYNGHYTSIVKHYDGFYKCNDDKIYKLDTPYDPNNISDIYLLLLRRLP, encoded by the coding sequence atgaatatacCATATCACAACATTATCGATCTatttaacataaaaaacTACGAGTATTATGAAAAGTACTACAACTATGAAGAGGCCAAAAGAAACCACACAGCATTTGTCaataatggaaatatatgttattgCAATGCTTCACTACAACTAATTTTGTCAATTAAACCtctttgcatatatataataaaaaatttcgACAAGTTCTACCTCAAGACACAATCTAAATATAAAGGagatataattaaaacagTGTATGAACTGATTCACGAAACTTATAATATTGGAGAAACAAAGcaaaataatgtattatgtacaaataaacatataaatttacttaaaaaaattaataaatataatttacatttggatattttttcacaaaATGATGCTCATGAATTTATGCTACTATTactaaattatattaacataGAATGTAATAGATATAcagataatgaaaaaaatgtggaAATAATATTGGACGAAAACGATGGCAAAGAATTGGCAGGTGATAAATACTGGGTAAAATAtctatataaagaaaatagtATAATAACGGATTTGCTAGgatttcaaaatatttctacTATTACGTGTTTTAATTGTGATCATACACGATACAGTTTTGAATTTTGCTTGGATTTGGGATTAGAATTTCctgatgaaaatataaaaagtacTACACTTAtagaattaattaaaaataacataaataaaagtgaTGACATTTGCTCATTAGATTGTAATAATTgtaaactaaaaaaaacaagcaGAATCAAAAAAGGGATATATAGAATGcctaatttatatatgataatatatataaaaagattTAAATGGGTATATTACCAAAGTAATAActgttataataataaagttaaaaaaatagatacAATTGTATTACTACCCCAAGATGGTATCGTCgattttacaaattttatacaaCTTTCTAACCATAAATCTTTATATAAtgctaaatatattattgaaaGTATTATATGTCATAGTGGAAATAGTTACAATGGCCATTATACATCTATAGTTAAGCATTACGATGGATTTTACAAATGCAACGacgataaaatatataagttaGATACACCATACGATCCTAACAATATCagtgatatatatttgcttTTGCTAAGGAGATTACCCTAG